The Periplaneta americana isolate PAMFEO1 chromosome 2, P.americana_PAMFEO1_priV1, whole genome shotgun sequence genome has a window encoding:
- the TP53INP gene encoding tumor protein p53-inducible nuclear protein 1 isoform X2: MQLQYIKKCIGDNSESTMFSSLASYLLGSHPHEPELSNEAVAADVRLRAVDGDDDWVLIEKSEDNERSGSSEELPTLELAISTVPRPFRALTDAVDYHPLTRTSSSSSLPCLSFEESWFVTPPPCFTSEGPVHMETSPLENLLIEHPSMSVYQHSSSTHGFLPLPRHRSGSTGTMPDSPTSSLSDEDSDPPCLTEHVVQTLPRQRQAVYSLHQQQEKQCLQIRSAQKLRQRRACQLLKRNHLERSNKAREINSRNKCQRRSDHMQRHSGANNNRKC; the protein is encoded by the exons AGCACCATGTTCAGCAGCCTGGCAAGCTACCTCCTTGGGAGCCACCCCCACGAACCAGAGTTGTCGAATGAAGCAGTGGCTGCTGACGTAAGGCTCAGGGCAGTTGATGGTGACGACGACTGGGTGCTAATCGAGAAGTCGG AAGACAATGAGCGATCTGGGAGTTCAGAGGAATTGCCAACACTGGAGCTCGCCATCAGCACAGTCCCTCGACCATTCCGGGCATTGACTGATGCCGTAGATTACCATCCCTTGACGCGGACGTCTTCATCCTCATCCCTCCCATGTCTGTCATTCGAAGAGTCATGGTTCGTGACGCCACCTCCGTGCTTCACATCAGAGGGTCCAGTACACATGGAGACGTCGCCCCTCGAAAATCTGCTTATCGAGCATCCCAGCATGTCTGTGTACCAGCACTCGTCATCAACACATGGATTCCTGCCATTGCCGAGACACCGTTCGGGCTCAACCGGCACGATGCCTGACTCTCCCACATCCAGCCTCTCTGACGAGGACTCTGACCCTCCCTGTTTGACTGAGCACGTAGTGCAGACTCTTCCACGGCAGAGACAGGCAGTCTACTCGCTTCACCAACAACAAGAGAAGCAATGTCTCCAAATCAGGTCTGCACAGAAG TTGCGGCAGCGCAGGGCTTGCCAACTTCTGAAAAGGAATCACTTGGAACGTAGTAACAAGGCTCGTGAAATAAACTCAAGAAACAAGTGTCAACGACGGTCGGACCACATGCAGCGTCACTCAGGGGCTAACAATAACCGCAAGTGCTAG
- the TP53INP gene encoding tumor protein p53-inducible nuclear protein 1 isoform X3, with amino-acid sequence MFSSLASYLLGSHPHEPELSNEAVAADVRLRAVDGDDDWVLIEKSEDNERSGSSEELPTLELAISTVPRPFRALTDAVDYHPLTRTSSSSSLPCLSFEESWFVTPPPCFTSEGPVHMETSPLENLLIEHPSMSVYQHSSSTHGFLPLPRHRSGSTGTMPDSPTSSLSDEDSDPPCLTEHVVQTLPRQRQAVYSLHQQQEKQCLQIRSAQKLRQRRACQLLKRNHLERSNKAREINSRNKCQRRSDHMQRHSGANNNRKC; translated from the exons ATGTTCAGCAGCCTGGCAAGCTACCTCCTTGGGAGCCACCCCCACGAACCAGAGTTGTCGAATGAAGCAGTGGCTGCTGACGTAAGGCTCAGGGCAGTTGATGGTGACGACGACTGGGTGCTAATCGAGAAGTCGG AAGACAATGAGCGATCTGGGAGTTCAGAGGAATTGCCAACACTGGAGCTCGCCATCAGCACAGTCCCTCGACCATTCCGGGCATTGACTGATGCCGTAGATTACCATCCCTTGACGCGGACGTCTTCATCCTCATCCCTCCCATGTCTGTCATTCGAAGAGTCATGGTTCGTGACGCCACCTCCGTGCTTCACATCAGAGGGTCCAGTACACATGGAGACGTCGCCCCTCGAAAATCTGCTTATCGAGCATCCCAGCATGTCTGTGTACCAGCACTCGTCATCAACACATGGATTCCTGCCATTGCCGAGACACCGTTCGGGCTCAACCGGCACGATGCCTGACTCTCCCACATCCAGCCTCTCTGACGAGGACTCTGACCCTCCCTGTTTGACTGAGCACGTAGTGCAGACTCTTCCACGGCAGAGACAGGCAGTCTACTCGCTTCACCAACAACAAGAGAAGCAATGTCTCCAAATCAGGTCTGCACAGAAG TTGCGGCAGCGCAGGGCTTGCCAACTTCTGAAAAGGAATCACTTGGAACGTAGTAACAAGGCTCGTGAAATAAACTCAAGAAACAAGTGTCAACGACGGTCGGACCACATGCAGCGTCACTCAGGGGCTAACAATAACCGCAAGTGCTAG